From Garra rufa chromosome 19, GarRuf1.0, whole genome shotgun sequence, the proteins below share one genomic window:
- the LOC141291911 gene encoding odorant receptor 131-2-like, which yields MAGSNGTTGDVSFFFQQIFYQEMDVGLSTKTVLSVLTSLFFFVVNCVMLFALSSKRIFHETPRYILFGHMLMNDSVLLLVTTIMYLVALCFLPIPKSICTLLVFISYCTFRNAPLTLALMSLERYVAICFPLRHCNIATPKRTGIALGIIWFLSSINIIIDILLVLTINPDYLAGIIFCTLEKLYLFKWQLDKHQGFDVLYFVSVAGVIIFTYISIMITARSVSSDKDSAKKALKTVLLHLIQLGLCLTSFLYATIERTLYMMTGSNSSLFINLRYINYLFILILPRCLSPLIYGMRDEAVWPLFKYFFCYRSGKVKPSVNVH from the coding sequence ATGGCGGGGTCCAATGGCACAACTGGGGacgtgtctttcttttttcaacaAATCTTTTATCAAGAAATGGATGTTGGGCTCAGTACTAAAACAGTGTTGTCTGTGTTAACATCTCTGTTCTTCTTTGTTGTAAACTGTGTGATGCTCTTTGCTCTAAGTAGCAAGCGCATATTCCATGAGACGCCACGCTATATTCTTTTTGGCCACATGCTTATGAATGACTCTGTACTTTTGCTGGTCACAACCATAATGTATTTAGTGGCTCTTTGTTTCCTACCAATACCTAAGTCCATCTGCACTCTGTTAGTCTTTATCTCCTACTGCACTTTCCGTAACGCTCCTCTGACGCTAGCACTGATGTCTCTGGAGCGGTACGTGGCGATCTGCTTCCCTCTGAGACACTGCAACATCGCCACACCAAAAAGGACCGGAATTGCCTTAGGAATCATCTGGTTCCTTAGttctataaatattataattgacATTCTTTTAGTCTTAACTATCAACCCTGATTATTTAGCTGGCATTATATTTTGCACATtagaaaaattgtatttattcaaaTGGCAGCTGGATAAACATCAAGGGTTTGATGTGCTTTATTTTGTGTCTGTTGCAGGGGttattatttttacatatatTAGCATTATGATCACAGCCAGGTCTGTTTCCTCTGATAAAGATTCTGCTAAGAAAGCCCTCAAAACAGTGCTTTTGCACTTGATTCAGCTGGGACTGTGTCTCACCTCTTTCTTGTATGCTACAATAGAGAGAACACTATACATGATGACTGGAAGCAACTCTTCTCTCTTCATAAATCTAAGATATATAAATTATCTTTTTATTCTTATCCTACCACGCTGCCTAAGTCCTCTGATCTACGGTATGAGAGATGAAGCTGTGTGGCccttgtttaaatattttttctgctATCGTTCAGGAAAAGTAAAGCCTTCTGTCAATGTACATTAA